A single Dermacentor variabilis isolate Ectoservices chromosome 9, ASM5094787v1, whole genome shotgun sequence DNA region contains:
- the LOC142557958 gene encoding uncharacterized protein LOC142557958, translating to MQVVNEPGVPTRTGTSTVRDTTPDLTLVRGNLDVTWRNTGENLGSDHDIICVTLGGTDIKAKLGQANIIDWDRLRRSAGSEGEDESQDAKTYEAWAKKQREFVKKFTEKITTTTQIPFADSRLSYMWAARHGLARRWKRQRHNKKLRRRIHALNKQVTEYAEQLCRENWMKKCDDLQGTLSTKKTWKLLRHLIDPLKSKSACARDLTKTINSYDGDGEKLIRELTSKYLKSEKSGNPTHEYEGDSNVEMDEAFTELELVEAIDESNRGSAPGIDGATYKMLKNMRDKSRAELLNLVNASWEKGSLPKEWKEAEVYFLPKPGNEPHVDNLRPISLTSCVGMVVERMVFKRLQRHLDITDQMPPTMDGFRRHLSTQDVLVQIHELVIKRYHCADVQGRVGELDGGDPSESGKDSARVR from the exons ATGCAGGTGGTTAACGAACCGGGCGTACCGACCAGGACAGGCACTAGCACGGTCAGAGACACCACTCCTGATCTGACGCTAGTTCGGGGGAACCTCGACGTAACTTGGCGTAACACGGGGGAAAATCTTGGCTCGGATCACGATATAATTTGTGTAACCCTCGGGGGGACTGACATCAAGGCGAAACTGGGTCAAGCCAACATTATAGACTGGGACCGGTTACGTAGAAGCGCAGGCAGTGAAGGCGAGGACGAAAGCCAAGACGCCAAGACGTATGAGGCGTGGGCCAAAAAGCAACGCGAATTTGTGAAGAAATTTACGGAGAAGATTACTACGACCACGCAAATTCCCTTCGCAGATAGCAGGCTTAGTTACATGTGGGCAGCCAGGCACGGTCTTGCTCGaaggtggaagaggcaaagaCATAACAAGAAGCTTCGCAGACGTATACACGCGCTCAACAAGCAAGTGACCGAGTATGCGGAACAACTATGCCGGGAAAACTGGATGAAGAAGTGTGACGACCTGCAAGGCACGCTGTCTACGAAGAAGACTTGGAAGCTGTTGCGGCACCTCATAGATCCGTTAAAAAGCAAGAGCGCATGCGCTCGAGACCTCACAAAAACGATCAACAGTTACGACGGGGACGGGGAGAAGCTCATTCGTGAACTCACAAGTAAATACCTCAAGAGCGAGAAGAGTGGCAACCCGACTCACGAGTATGAAGGCGATAGCAACGTCGAGATGGACGAAGCCTTCACCGAACTGGAGCTGGTTGAGGCCATCGATGAAAGTAATCGAGGCAGCGCACCGGGAATTGACGGCGCTACATACAAGATGCTAAAAAATATGCGCGACAAAAGCCGAGCTGAACTGCTAAACCTCGTCAACGCGTCCTGGGAGAAGGGTTCGTTaccaaaagaatggaaagaagcggAGGTGTATTTCCTTCCCAAGCCGGGGAATGAACCCCACGTCGACAATCtacgccccatctccctcacgtcgtgTGTAGGGATGGTGGTCGAGCGTATGGTGTTCAAGAGACTACAGAGACATTTGGACATCACTGATCAGATGCCACCGaccatggacggattccggaggCACCTGAGCACGCAAGACGTCTTGGTGCAAATACACGAGCTGGTTATCAA acgatatcactgtGCGGACGTCCAGGGCAGGGTCGGAGAGTTGGATGGAGGAGACCCTTCAGAGAGTGGCAAAGACAGTGCACGAGTTCGCTAA